One part of the Mariniblastus fucicola genome encodes these proteins:
- a CDS encoding alpha/beta hydrolase: protein MNALTKLGLSREFTILVFLLVLVGGGWLVWNQPMKAKAVEPAEHAEVLKVWPDSATDKRLDVGQEHDTTKDDGELIAGKRVQRITNVSSAELHFWPADADVNTGTSVIICPGGGFYILAWDLEGTEIAQWLNSIGVNAFILKYRVPTARESDPAAAPTEDLQRAIAMVRHNAEKWNLAKDRVGTLGFSAGGNVIANAAFTTARYDAIDDVDKQSARANFIVPVYGARMVKKEGGLRDGMELNKDSPRAFIVHAFDDFVPVQNALELARLYKEADVPVDCHVFDTGGHGFGARFIEDVPVTNWPKLCESWMRKNGWLERIGAADSQQ, encoded by the coding sequence ATGAATGCACTCACAAAACTTGGGCTCTCTCGCGAATTTACTATCCTGGTTTTTCTGTTGGTTCTGGTTGGCGGCGGATGGCTGGTCTGGAACCAGCCGATGAAAGCAAAAGCGGTTGAGCCTGCCGAACACGCCGAAGTTCTTAAGGTGTGGCCGGATTCCGCGACCGACAAACGGCTCGACGTCGGGCAAGAGCACGACACAACCAAAGACGACGGAGAACTGATTGCCGGAAAGCGTGTGCAGCGGATCACCAACGTCTCCAGTGCCGAACTGCATTTCTGGCCGGCAGACGCGGACGTGAACACGGGAACTTCGGTCATCATCTGTCCGGGCGGCGGGTTCTATATTTTGGCTTGGGATCTCGAAGGCACCGAGATCGCTCAATGGCTTAACTCGATCGGCGTCAATGCTTTCATTCTGAAGTACCGCGTTCCGACGGCGCGTGAGTCTGACCCGGCGGCTGCTCCGACGGAAGACTTGCAACGCGCGATCGCCATGGTGCGGCACAATGCCGAGAAATGGAACCTGGCCAAAGATCGAGTTGGAACGCTCGGCTTCTCTGCCGGAGGAAACGTTATCGCCAATGCAGCCTTCACGACGGCTCGCTACGATGCGATCGATGATGTCGACAAACAATCTGCCCGAGCCAACTTCATCGTGCCGGTCTACGGTGCCCGGATGGTCAAAAAAGAAGGCGGACTCCGCGACGGCATGGAGCTCAACAAGGATTCTCCGCGAGCATTTATCGTTCACGCTTTCGATGATTTCGTTCCCGTCCAGAACGCTCTGGAGTTGGCCCGCCTCTACAAGGAAGCCGATGTCCCTGTCGACTGTCACGTGTTCGATACCGGTGGACATGGGTTTGGGGCGCGTTTCATCGAAGACGTGCCGGTGACCAACTGGCCCAAGCTGTGCGAATCGTGGATGCGGAAAAACGGCTGGCTGGAGCGAATTGGTGCGGCCGACTCTCAGCAATAG
- a CDS encoding 6-pyruvoyl trahydropterin synthase family protein: MVRLSREIRFALVSPEELDQQTSDRDQKNSWAAWPNTCRIAPQLRLRAVVEGEPDEMTGYLCNVKLIDEALRRFVNQQLIPSLADCLLSQLPNAESVLQQALQFLENQSLDGATLISVSLSLSPFLSFNIDSGAPDMIQLTHQFEFSAAHRLHCDSMSAEENVATFGKCNNPAGHGHNYVVEVSVSRDVSKSGGGPTVVGAVELAGIVNRNVIDVLDHKHLNEDIAYFSDVNPSVENISAAIFGWLKSDIESAGCQLAEVKVFETPKTWASFRG; the protein is encoded by the coding sequence ATGGTTCGACTTTCCCGTGAAATCCGCTTCGCCTTGGTATCGCCCGAAGAGCTAGATCAGCAGACGTCTGATCGCGACCAAAAGAACTCGTGGGCAGCGTGGCCAAACACCTGCCGCATCGCTCCCCAGTTGCGATTGCGTGCCGTGGTGGAAGGCGAGCCCGACGAAATGACGGGCTATCTTTGCAACGTCAAACTGATTGACGAAGCACTGCGGCGCTTTGTGAACCAGCAGTTGATCCCTTCGCTTGCCGATTGCTTGCTGAGCCAGCTTCCGAACGCGGAGTCAGTTTTGCAACAGGCGTTGCAGTTCCTGGAGAACCAATCGCTTGACGGGGCAACGTTGATTTCTGTTTCGCTTTCACTCTCGCCCTTCCTCTCATTCAACATCGACTCTGGAGCACCTGACATGATCCAACTAACGCATCAGTTTGAGTTCTCCGCGGCTCATCGATTGCATTGCGATTCGATGTCGGCAGAAGAGAACGTGGCCACGTTTGGCAAGTGTAACAATCCGGCAGGTCACGGACACAATTACGTGGTCGAAGTGTCTGTTTCGCGTGACGTTTCAAAAAGCGGCGGTGGCCCAACAGTCGTCGGGGCAGTGGAGCTTGCTGGAATCGTGAACCGCAACGTGATTGACGTGTTGGATCACAAGCACCTTAACGAAGACATTGCATACTTTTCGGACGTCAATCCGAGCGTGGAGAACATTTCCGCTGCGATTTTCGGATGGTTGAAAAGCGACATCGAATCTGCCGGCTGCCAGCTTGCCGAAGTCAAAGTTTTCGAGACTCCGAAAACCTGGGCAAGCTTCCGCGGGTAG
- a CDS encoding M28 family peptidase, producing MFRSGLVLFAITLFAVTTRCESVAQETNPKNSKANETVAADSAEDQIDFQASLKNHVEHLATTIGERNLQHHEALCEAADYVEAQLKSFKLTPTIQTFKVRGLDCHNIAVEIKGSKNPDQIVIVGAHYDSARGTPGANDNGSGTAALLVLAEHFSNSTPAFQPDRTLRFVAFTNEEPPYFQTRDEMGSWVYAESCRLEDQNIVAVISLETMGFYTEEANSQKYPPPLDRLYPSTGNFIGVVGNIGSGKLMRKFLKSFKANSDVPAEGASLPGTMPGVGWSDHWSFWQEGYEGLMITDTAPFRYPHYHRKTDSLDKINFPVFAKVVEGLVRPIEELVTQ from the coding sequence ATGTTTCGATCTGGTTTGGTGCTTTTCGCAATCACGCTGTTTGCCGTGACCACACGTTGCGAGTCAGTGGCTCAGGAGACGAACCCGAAAAATTCGAAAGCGAATGAAACCGTCGCTGCTGACTCTGCGGAAGATCAAATCGATTTCCAGGCAAGCCTGAAGAATCATGTCGAGCATCTCGCGACAACAATTGGCGAAAGAAATCTGCAACACCATGAAGCGCTTTGCGAGGCCGCTGACTATGTCGAGGCTCAGCTCAAGAGTTTTAAGCTGACGCCGACAATTCAAACGTTCAAAGTTCGCGGGCTTGATTGTCACAACATCGCTGTGGAAATCAAAGGTTCGAAGAATCCGGACCAGATCGTGATTGTTGGTGCTCACTACGATAGTGCACGCGGTACTCCTGGAGCCAACGACAATGGCAGCGGCACCGCAGCGTTGCTGGTGCTGGCAGAACACTTCAGCAACTCAACGCCTGCGTTCCAACCGGATCGCACGCTACGTTTTGTTGCATTTACCAATGAGGAGCCACCGTACTTTCAGACTCGTGACGAAATGGGGTCATGGGTTTATGCAGAAAGCTGCCGGTTGGAAGATCAGAACATCGTGGCCGTGATCAGTCTGGAAACGATGGGCTTTTACACCGAAGAAGCCAACAGCCAAAAATATCCACCGCCTTTGGATCGACTGTACCCGTCTACTGGAAATTTTATTGGTGTGGTCGGTAACATCGGTTCGGGTAAGTTGATGCGAAAGTTTCTCAAGTCCTTCAAAGCCAACAGCGATGTGCCAGCAGAGGGCGCGTCCTTGCCCGGCACAATGCCAGGCGTGGGCTGGTCAGACCATTGGTCTTTTTGGCAAGAAGGTTATGAAGGGCTCATGATCACCGACACCGCTCCATTTCGTTATCCGCACTACCACCGCAAGACTGATTCGCTCGACAAAATTAACTTTCCAGTGTTTGCGAAAGTGGTCGAAGGCCTGGTGAGACCAATTGAAGAATTGGTGACGCAGTAA
- a CDS encoding sulfatase family protein, which produces MRNLFQTLSLPFILCAFSGLLSVSNSQACCFDNEAGKSQKHPNIVMILADDLGYGDVGCYNSESRIPTPNLDRLATQGMRFVDAHSPCTVCTPTRYSLMTGQMAFRVPNGGRVFSGAGGPSLIAPNRLTLPQMLKSEGYTTACFGKWHIGLTFFDNEGQAIHNGGFDGVKRIDFSRDIAGGPIDCGFDHFFGTACCPTTDWLYAYIDGKRIPNPPTGKLDKSKLPKHPYANDNRPGLRAEDFDLEEVDMKFLEKSQSFLKDHVRDQPDSPFFLFHSTQAVHLPSFPGNKFKGKTNSGPHGDFIFELDHVVGELMQTLEDLEIADETLVIFTSDNGPEVPTIFHMRKDHQHDGAKPWRGVKRDNWEGGHRVPLIVRWPGKVASGSTCSQITSLTDVMATVAEIVEFDLPSDAAEDSFSMLPALTEQEQSPIRPYLLQQGFGGKKYLAIRRGKWKYLAHKGSGGNNYSTHAMLKQYQLADTAPDARGQLFDLETDPGETHNLASQHPAIASELENLLRESVANGRSVTRD; this is translated from the coding sequence ATGCGAAATCTCTTTCAAACTCTGTCGTTGCCTTTTATCCTGTGTGCATTTTCCGGATTGCTTTCGGTGAGCAACAGTCAAGCGTGCTGCTTCGACAACGAGGCTGGCAAATCCCAAAAGCATCCCAACATTGTCATGATCCTTGCGGACGACCTGGGATATGGCGATGTCGGCTGCTACAACTCTGAATCAAGAATACCGACCCCGAACCTTGATCGACTGGCGACACAGGGCATGCGTTTCGTTGACGCACACAGCCCTTGCACGGTTTGCACGCCAACCCGGTACAGTTTGATGACCGGCCAAATGGCGTTCCGGGTTCCCAACGGCGGACGCGTTTTTTCGGGCGCCGGCGGCCCTTCGTTGATCGCGCCGAACCGATTGACTCTTCCTCAAATGCTAAAGTCCGAGGGCTATACGACGGCCTGTTTCGGCAAGTGGCATATCGGGCTGACTTTCTTCGACAACGAAGGTCAGGCGATTCATAATGGCGGCTTCGACGGCGTCAAACGGATCGACTTCTCCCGAGACATTGCCGGAGGCCCAATCGACTGCGGGTTCGATCACTTCTTTGGGACAGCCTGTTGTCCCACAACGGACTGGCTCTACGCCTACATCGACGGAAAACGCATTCCGAATCCGCCAACCGGAAAGCTGGACAAGTCGAAACTGCCAAAGCATCCTTACGCCAACGACAATCGTCCTGGATTGCGAGCGGAGGACTTTGATCTGGAAGAGGTCGACATGAAGTTTCTGGAGAAGAGCCAGTCATTTCTGAAAGATCACGTTCGCGATCAACCGGACTCGCCGTTTTTTCTTTTTCACAGCACGCAAGCTGTGCACTTGCCATCGTTTCCCGGCAATAAGTTCAAAGGCAAAACCAATTCTGGTCCACACGGTGACTTCATTTTTGAACTCGACCATGTCGTCGGCGAACTGATGCAGACTCTGGAAGATCTGGAAATCGCCGATGAGACTCTCGTCATTTTCACCAGTGACAATGGACCAGAAGTTCCGACCATCTTTCACATGCGAAAGGACCACCAACACGATGGTGCCAAACCATGGCGAGGCGTCAAACGCGACAACTGGGAAGGCGGTCACCGTGTTCCGCTGATCGTCCGCTGGCCTGGCAAGGTTGCTTCCGGGTCGACCTGCTCGCAAATCACTTCGTTGACCGACGTGATGGCAACGGTCGCCGAAATCGTAGAATTCGATTTGCCATCCGATGCAGCGGAGGACAGCTTTAGCATGCTGCCAGCATTGACGGAACAGGAACAGTCTCCGATTCGCCCTTACCTTTTACAGCAGGGGTTCGGGGGCAAGAAGTATCTGGCAATCCGACGCGGCAAGTGGAAGTACCTGGCGCACAAAGGTTCCGGTGGGAACAATTACAGCACGCATGCGATGCTTAAACAGTATCAGCTCGCCGACACGGCTCCCGATGCCAGAGGCCAGCTGTTCGATCTGGAAACGGACCCCGGCGAGACTCATAACCTTGCATCGCAACACCCGGCGATTGCTTCCGAGCTGGAAAATCTGCTGCGTGAGTCAGTTGCCAACGGAAGAAGCGTGACGCGCGATTAA
- a CDS encoding SDR family oxidoreductase has translation MAETSPPVCLVTGASSGIGYATAKRFLAEGYRVAICGRRPESLQSAANSLGNADHVLAISGDIGLVETRRRLVESTLTKFGRIDVLVNNAGAAPLGDFESIDESTFETVVSTNIRAVFSLTQMVWPTLKKQQRGSIVNISSMAAVDPFPGFSIYGASKAWLETFTKAIAAEGVDDAIRVCCVRPGAVETDLLRGLFPGFPADQCVRPDDIANKIWSCVADPVGHPSGEAFTVSK, from the coding sequence ATGGCCGAAACGTCCCCTCCAGTCTGCCTTGTTACCGGTGCCAGCAGTGGAATAGGTTACGCAACGGCGAAGCGTTTCCTGGCCGAAGGCTATCGCGTCGCCATTTGTGGACGCCGACCGGAATCGCTTCAATCCGCCGCAAATTCGCTCGGAAATGCAGATCACGTGCTGGCCATTTCCGGAGACATCGGGCTCGTTGAGACGCGTCGACGTCTGGTCGAGTCAACGTTGACAAAGTTTGGACGCATCGATGTGTTAGTTAACAATGCTGGTGCAGCGCCGCTTGGCGACTTCGAATCGATCGACGAAAGCACATTCGAAACCGTTGTCAGCACGAACATCCGCGCTGTGTTTTCGCTGACTCAAATGGTTTGGCCGACGCTGAAGAAACAGCAACGCGGTTCGATCGTCAACATTTCTTCGATGGCAGCAGTCGATCCGTTTCCAGGATTCAGTATTTACGGCGCGTCAAAGGCGTGGCTTGAGACGTTCACCAAAGCCATCGCTGCGGAAGGCGTCGATGACGCGATCCGAGTCTGTTGCGTTCGCCCCGGCGCCGTCGAAACCGATCTGCTGCGCGGGCTATTTCCCGGTTTTCCGGCCGATCAATGTGTTCGTCCGGATGACATCGCGAACAAGATATGGAGCTGCGTCGCAGATCCGGTAGGACACCCAAGCGGCGAAGCTTTTACGGTTAGCAAATAA
- a CDS encoding YdcF family protein, producing the protein MFFWRKSKNWEDEYDEYYTRDIERGGGSTKFRYLPHFLLLLFVGAVFCAIVGAVAGMTMLEKLLTALAMPVGILWLLLLVTIYFCLINRNAWPAMMCFLCWLLLTVAGNSFFTSWYAGTVEQAYFEQDLTDVDPFDVVVVLGGGSTTRLSGNPQVSESGDRIVQAARLWHAGKAKQLMCTGLQSFRSTEKDLHPYEEATLLLEELGVAPQAILKLNGINTSEEMQNLKKWSDANPGQRIGLLTSAWHLPRAHRLAKSQGLDVMPIAAGFYSQPYAPSPNIVVPSEYNLVVSAAVTKEYLARLVGR; encoded by the coding sequence ATGTTCTTTTGGCGCAAAAGCAAAAACTGGGAAGACGAGTACGACGAATACTACACGCGCGACATTGAGCGTGGTGGTGGGTCGACGAAGTTCCGTTACTTGCCGCATTTTCTGTTGTTGCTGTTTGTCGGAGCGGTTTTCTGCGCCATCGTCGGTGCCGTCGCCGGGATGACGATGCTGGAAAAATTGCTCACAGCGTTGGCGATGCCAGTCGGGATCCTCTGGCTCCTGCTGTTGGTCACGATCTACTTTTGTCTGATCAATCGTAATGCCTGGCCAGCCATGATGTGCTTTCTTTGTTGGCTGCTGCTGACGGTCGCCGGAAACAGCTTCTTCACCAGTTGGTACGCTGGAACGGTCGAACAAGCGTACTTCGAACAGGATTTGACCGATGTCGATCCTTTCGATGTCGTCGTTGTACTCGGCGGTGGATCAACCACGCGGCTGTCTGGCAATCCACAGGTTTCTGAGTCGGGAGACCGCATCGTGCAGGCGGCTCGATTGTGGCACGCGGGCAAAGCCAAACAGCTGATGTGCACGGGACTGCAATCGTTTCGTTCAACGGAAAAAGATCTGCATCCGTACGAAGAAGCCACATTGCTGCTTGAAGAGCTGGGAGTCGCGCCGCAGGCGATCTTGAAACTTAACGGAATCAACACTTCGGAAGAGATGCAAAATCTCAAGAAGTGGTCTGACGCAAATCCGGGCCAGCGAATCGGTTTGTTGACTTCTGCCTGGCACCTGCCACGAGCCCATCGATTGGCCAAGTCTCAGGGGTTGGACGTGATGCCAATCGCTGCCGGATTTTACAGCCAACCTTACGCGCCGAGTCCCAATATCGTCGTTCCCAGCGAGTACAACCTTGTCGTATCGGCGGCGGTCACGAAAGAGTATCTGGCGCGACTGGTCGGGCGTTAA
- the lexA gene encoding transcriptional repressor LexA, producing the protein MAPETKDLTKNQRRVLKYLKQQIEHKNHVPTIREIGDHLGISSPNGVAGLLKRIEAKGMIKRTKNRARSIVLTEKCSPAGLPLVGRISAGPLTETFAQAERFEFDGLERRADYVLEVTGESMIDAQIAPGDFVLVKKQSTADRGDIVVVCDDENGTTLKYWYPEKNRVRLQPANKTMKPIYRKDVRVQGVVIGLVRKL; encoded by the coding sequence ATGGCTCCTGAAACCAAAGACTTGACCAAAAATCAGCGTCGCGTGCTCAAGTACCTCAAGCAGCAGATCGAGCACAAAAATCATGTGCCGACGATTCGCGAAATCGGCGACCACCTCGGCATCTCGTCTCCCAACGGTGTTGCTGGTCTGCTGAAGCGGATCGAAGCCAAGGGCATGATTAAACGAACGAAGAACCGTGCTCGATCGATTGTCCTAACAGAAAAATGTTCTCCCGCCGGACTGCCGCTGGTTGGTCGCATTTCCGCCGGGCCGTTGACTGAAACGTTTGCTCAGGCAGAGCGGTTCGAGTTCGACGGGCTCGAACGGCGGGCAGACTACGTGCTGGAGGTGACCGGCGAATCAATGATCGATGCGCAAATCGCTCCAGGGGATTTCGTGCTGGTCAAGAAACAGTCGACTGCGGACCGCGGCGACATCGTAGTCGTTTGCGACGATGAAAACGGGACGACCCTCAAGTACTGGTACCCGGAAAAGAACCGAGTCAGACTTCAGCCGGCCAACAAAACCATGAAGCCGATCTATCGCAAAGACGTTCGCGTTCAGGGCGTTGTAATCGGCTTGGTCAGAAAGCTCTGA